The nucleotide window ACCTTTCGACGATCTCCCTTGAGGAACGGGATGGGCAGCTCGAATTCGAGGATCGAATTTTCGTTAATGAGTCAGCGGAACCCGCGTCAGAAACTGAGGCGGGTACATGTCAGGGTTGGTCGTGCAGTATACACTCATCATGCCGGCCGAAATCACGAGTTCGAACGCGGATGAGGTCGATGGAAACGAAGCGACCTGGCGGCGGACTAGGTCGGATGCGATGACGAACACGAGCGTTCAGGCTCAGAGCGATCCCCCCTCTGTTGCGTCTGGTGATGGATTTGGAGTAGGTACCGCGTTTGTTGCAGTCCTCGTTTCCATCACACTGCTCATCAGGCGATCATAGCGGAGTTGGAGCCTTTCCTGAAGCCACGTCGTCTGGTCCATCTACGCTGATTTTGAACACGTTGTGTCTCGCGTGACCTCCCTTCGGAATCCTCGCTGTTCAGTGACTGCCCGCCCCGCTCGCCGCTGCCGCCCTCCGCGTCGCTCGCGACCATTCCGGGCGTGTGGGTGCTCTCGGCCCCGTCCGACAGAGGACTCGCGAAAGCAGCGGGTGAGGACAAGCAGCGGTATCCATCGTTTCGCCCGGCTCAGACCACTTGTCCACTGAAAACAAGACTGATATAATGGCTATTGTAACGTTCGGTACATGCCCTCCATGACACGCCGTGGTGCCCTCGGCGTCTTAGCCGGCGCCGTCGGCGGCACCGCCGGCTGTGCCGGTCTCCGTGGTGAGGGATCGCCCCCGATCCAGCGGTCGTGGTATACGGGAATTCGCGACCCCTCGTCCGTCGCCACGACCGGCGCCGGTCATCTCATTGCCGGCTCGCACAGTCCCTTCCGGGATCGACCGATCGTCGCCGGCCTGGATATCCGGACCGGTGAGACCACCTGGACGGTGACAGTCGCGAAAGGCGAAAAATCACCTATCGGCGTCGGTAACGGGCGGGCCTACGCCATCTCGAAGGCCGAAACGATGGTTGCCGTCGATGCGGCTATGGGTGACACCGTCTGGCAGCGCCCACTCGCGCCGATCGACGATGCCGATCCCGGGGTCGTCGAGTTTGCCCCGATTCCCCTCGATGACCGCATCGTGGTCCCGATCTCCGGCACCGAGGATGACGTGCCAGACCGGTTGGTCGGAGTCGCCCGTGCAGACGGTGAGACGCTTTTTACCCACCCCTTGCCCGCGTCGCTGTCGGGTGCTCCCGGCGCGACGTCCGGTGGTGTTGTTGCACCCCTGGTCGACGGCCGTGTGCTCTTCCTCGACCGGACCGAGGCGGTGGAATGGACTCGGGAAATCGGCGCTCCGCTGTCAGCGGTTGGAGCCGCTGATGGGACCGCATATCTCGGCGCCGCCACAGAGGAATTGCTGGCGCTAGACACCGCGACCGGAAGCGTCGCTTGGCGCGGCTCGCTGGCCAACACTGTGTTCGCACGACCGTTAGTGACCGAAGAGCGAGTGTACGTCGGCGGTGCTGACTACACCCTCCGAGCATTCGACGTAGCCTCGGGTCAGCAGGTATGGCGCGATGACCTCGGGAACGCCGTGACCCACGGGCCGATGCAGGTCGGCGACCGCCTGGTGACGCTGGTCGGCGGAACCCACCGCATCCGTGGCCCAAGCGGCAGTATCCCGTTCAGCCCAACCGAGCTCTACATCCACGAACAGGACGGCACGCGTGTCCGGGCAGTCCCGCTCGATGGCAGACCCTTCGAGGACGGCGGCAGTGTCGAATGGGCACAGGCGGCCGGCGAGACCGTCTATCTGGGACACACGTTCGGCCTGACACGGATCGCTCCGGAGGCGATCACCGATGCGTGAACCCGACTCGGCTGGCGATGCGCACGATTCGCCACGGTACGCGAGCGAGCGACAGGACAGCCGGAACTGGTCGCGCCGCCAGGCGCTCGCGTCGCTTGCATC belongs to Halorarum halophilum and includes:
- a CDS encoding outer membrane protein assembly factor BamB family protein, producing MPSMTRRGALGVLAGAVGGTAGCAGLRGEGSPPIQRSWYTGIRDPSSVATTGAGHLIAGSHSPFRDRPIVAGLDIRTGETTWTVTVAKGEKSPIGVGNGRAYAISKAETMVAVDAAMGDTVWQRPLAPIDDADPGVVEFAPIPLDDRIVVPISGTEDDVPDRLVGVARADGETLFTHPLPASLSGAPGATSGGVVAPLVDGRVLFLDRTEAVEWTREIGAPLSAVGAADGTAYLGAATEELLALDTATGSVAWRGSLANTVFARPLVTEERVYVGGADYTLRAFDVASGQQVWRDDLGNAVTHGPMQVGDRLVTLVGGTHRIRGPSGSIPFSPTELYIHEQDGTRVRAVPLDGRPFEDGGSVEWAQAAGETVYLGHTFGLTRIAPEAITDA